In one window of Oncorhynchus kisutch isolate 150728-3 linkage group LG16, Okis_V2, whole genome shotgun sequence DNA:
- the LOC109906869 gene encoding NACHT and WD repeat domain-containing protein 2-like, whose translation MLKNYQNSMESSNAAKMKNDKAWRNVSEEIKRIFRRSVLQLQEKGTMKPPQAKKFLCSALEDELDFALGKQTPAFLKKCVCYIRKISNFDRHAKLPEMAKYMDIVVAEDRVMRNQEAYERLLKVRDEFIPTVVASSNLRVYSSVTHCDMKLGYSQEVESHYVEGLCKQFYEDMVDIIQATVQQNFDTETDPLYDEILQHLSLCKNFSSFYDYKSETLDLVQEYLLPSKESRMSPLVVYGGPCTGKTLLLAEVAKQAYTWLQTEMGPETDPVVIVRFVGSSEFATNLRTLLQSICEQIAINYRCLIHFLPNKIQEMRELLVNLLGEPSFHRPLVIILDALEQLSEADEARKLWWLPAHLPRTVRIVVSTLPKKHGILQKLRCLIHDEGRYVELVQRDRKACSQILKQQLLGLKRKVTSGQQIYVNEALAKCTLPMFVNLIYQEVVHWRSHKDVDDKSLCSTVHESIEQLFYSVENRLGQRFVFRSLGYITMANVGLTEVELEDILSLDNSVLGDIMVSSNLKNPLRISYDLVARLKEELEGYLLERQVHNVTLMMWANRHLQLIAQKLYLSNEEDVHQMHSLLAEYFLGAWSGGRKKIFHCDNNHFASLNISQHKNPHSQQPSHKEASAEKYSYDRQTPEQPWVFQCNLLEPDIFFVNHRKMTELLYHLTRSGRMDDLMYGVIMNFSWLYTMIKIGQFEKALTDIDVAYNYSQEKELKFLATTLRSIKIKVMKNPASLSAELQQRLLPVVTSLPKLQHLLLECDKDGPKYCSIVPLHSSMDVTYSPERLPLCSSYMQIVEILPTLAPNIVLVALEDGSVSTWDVESRQLLRQIDTAHSVVLGIRLTSDEKYLVVATTKNTLLIYDNHKSCLLSEVDIKNSKHCGITGGVAFINGFTLSSHHALAWLEASKDVNVIDLLYGWPLYLFHCWYEITCVQCSPDGMYAFCGQYLNTTSIFHLGTGDKLATVTSEFSGGFVKSILVLDTIHQMVMIDNEGSLSVWNTKEITNPRLMEDYDCRGDENEVVGIELSEDQRSILICKDKSIEVLDTKLWKMAEKFKAKHAERFVAAVLSKNGQSIVASMENTSSIFVWRRDSGQCMASLIEISGAIVKLIKSIHHNLLLSVASSGVLSVWDIDIITAMSNIDKTGKKIQSLQLSGREDFVFTMDGSEAIHKWNFSTGFIETVFKHEGLVENCVLTSSGDLMVTSDDKCSQYIWHTATGENIFRINGQKISQLLMTHNDQFVVSLCEQNCSRVWRLATGHKVCNILVTLQNALITTANTFLVGITKNKLLAVSLWSGSISKKFVCDDGISIINFKLIPDCPDFVVFITSTETVFIWSVADESVCRRVQLPTNFLKNLEEFQISPNGKLGIISKGDENINVLDLHSGKLRLVHAAGIIWRQKLSRDGRYLVYVCFRNSDEDDEVGVVSNLIVMRLADGKSIGTCSLYKTPTFLCLSQRALNIIIGFEDGSIGTYTVVDRVDAALKIKIATSNSRQIVNNASQKIRPKCGNHAFKTIADCLWRESTEVFSRDSPINVSDSGEAETTIPTKKSELLQ comes from the exons ATGTTGAAGAACTACCAGAACTCA ATGGAGTCGAGTAATGCAGCCAAGATGAAGAACGACAAGGCGTGGAGGAACGTGTCTGAGGAGATCAAGAGGATCTTCCGTAGGTCTGTCCTCCAGCTCCAGGAGAAGGGTACCATGAAGCCCCCCCAAGCCAAGAAATTCCTCTGCTCTG CCTTGGAGGATGAACTGGACTTCGCCTTGGGTAAACAAACGCCAGCCTTCCTCAAGAAGTGTGTCTGCTACATCCGCAAGATCTCCAACTTCGACCGACATGCCAAGCTCCCGGAGATGGCCAAGTACATGGACATCGTCGTCGCTGAGGACCGCGTCATGCGTAACCAGGAAGCCTACGAACGTCTCTTAAAAGTGCGGGATGAGTTTATCCCAACAGTGGTGGCCTCGTCAAACCTCCGCGTCTACTCCTCTGTGACGCACTGCGACATGAAGCTAGGCTACTCCCAAGAGGTGGAGAGCCACTACGTTGAAGGCTTGTGTAAACAGTTCTATGAGGATATGGTGGACATCATCCAGGCCACGGTCCAGCAGAACTTTGACACAGAGACGGACCCCCTGTACGATGAGATCCTCCAGCACCTGTCCCTGTGTAAGAACTTCTCTTCGTTCTACGATTATAAGAGCGAGACACTGGACCTGGTGCAGGAGTATCTGCTACCGTCTAAGGAGAGTAGGATGAGCCCTCTGGTTGTTTACGGCGGGCCATGCACGGGGAAGACACTGCTGCTAGCAGAGGTGGCCAAACAG GCCTACACGTGGCTCCAGACGGAGATGGGTCCTGAGACAGACCCGGTTGTCATTGTTCGCTTTGTGGGCTCCTCCGAGTTCGCGACAAACCTGCGCACCCTCCTCCAGAGCATCTGCGAGCAGATAGCCATCAACTACCGTTGCCTGATCCACTTCTTGCCCAACAAGATCCAGGAGATGAGGGAGCTGCTGGTCAACCTGCTGGGGGAGCCCTCTTTCCATCGGCCCCTGGTCATCATCTTGGATGCCCTGGAGCAGCTCTCGGAAGCCGACGAGGCCCGCAAGCTGTGGTGGCTCCCCGCCCACCTGCCTCGCACTGTCCGCATCGTGGTCTCCACTTTACCCAAAAAACACGGAATCCTCCAGAAGCTCCGCTGTTTGATTCATGATGAAGGGCGCTACGTAGAGCTGGTGCAGCGGGACCGTAAGGCCTGTAGTCAGATACTGAAGCAGCAGCTGCTGGGGTTGAAGAGAAAGGTGACTTCGGGACAGCAGATCTACGTCAATGAAGCGCTGGCCAAGTGTACGCTTCCCATGTTTGTCAACCTCATTTACCAGGAGGTGGTGCATTGGCGCTCGCACAAGGATGTGGATGACAAGTCACTGTGCTCCACCGTGCACGAGAGCATCGAGCAGCTCTTCTACTCTGTGGAGAACAGACTGGGTCAGCGGTTCGTATTCAGGTCACTGGGATACATCACCATGGCCAATGTGGGGTTAACGGAGGTAGAGCTGGAAGATATTCTGTCATTGGATAACAGTGTGTTGGGAGATATCATGGTGAGTTCAAATCTAAAAAACCCACTGAGGATCTCTTATGACCTGGTGGCAAGGCTGAAAGAGGAACTGGAGGGGTACCTTCTGGAAAGGCAGGTGCATAATGTTACCCTGATGATGTGGGCCAACAGACACCTGCAACTCATCGCCCAGAAGTTGTATCTTAGCAACGAGGAGGATGTGCACCAGATGCACAGCCTCCTAGCCGAATACTTCCTGGGGGCATGGTCGGGAGGCAGGAAAAAGATCTTCCACTGTGACAACAACCACTTTGCCTCGCTTAACATCTCCCAACACAAGAATCCACACTCCCAGCAGCCGTCCCACAAAGAAGCATCCGCCGAGAAGTACTCCTATGACAGGCAGACCCCTGAGCAGCCCTGGGTGTTCCAGTGCAATCTTCTGGAGCCTGATATCTTCTTTGTCAACCACAGGAAGATGACGGAGCTCCTCTACCATCTAACTAGGAGCGGCCGCATGGACGACCTCATGTACGGGGTTATCATGAACTTCAGCTGGCTCTACACCATGATCAAGATAGGGCAGTTTGAGAAGGCACTGACCGACATAGATGTAGCCTACAACTACTCCCAGGAGAAAGAACTCAAGTTTTTGGCCACCACGCTGCGCAGCATCAAGATCAAAGTCATGAAGAACCCGGCATCCCTGTCCGCAGAGCTGCAGCAGAGGCTCCTCCCTGTGGTCACCTCTTTACCCAAGCTCCAACACCTCCTCCTGGAATGCGACAAGGACGGCCCCAAATACTGCTCCATTgtgcccctccactcctccatggATGTCACCTACAGCCCTGAAAGGCTGCCGCTGTGCTCCAGCTACATGCAGATCGTGGAGATCCTGCCCACCCTAGCCCCCAACATCGTACTTGTGGCCCTGGAGGATGGGTCTGTGAGCACATGGGATGTGGAGAGCAGGCAGCTACTCCGGCAGATAGACACAGCCCATTCGGTTGTCCTGGGAATCAGACTAACCAGCGACGAGAAGTACCTGGTTGTGGCAACCACCAAGAACACGCTACTCATATATGACAACCATAAGTCTTGCTTGCTGTCCGAAGTGGACATCAAGAACTCCAAGCACTGTGGTATCACAGGAGGGGTGGCCTTCATCAATGGGTTCACCCTGTCCAGCCATCATGCCTTGGCCTGGCTAGAGGCCAGTAAAGATGTCAATGTCATCGATCTGCTCTACGGCTGGCCCCTCTACCTGTTCCACTGCTGGTATGAGATCACCTGCGTCCAATGCTCCCCGGATGGAATGTACGCCTTCTGTGGTCAGTACCTCAACACCACGTCCATCTTCCACCTGGGGACTGGGGACAAGCTAGCTACGGTCACGTCGGAGTTCTCCGGGGGATTTGTCAAGTCCATCTTGGTCCTGGACACCATTCACCAGATGGTGATGATCGATAATGAGGGGAGCCTGTCGGTGTGGAACACCAAAGAGATCACCAACCCCAGACTGATGGAAGATTATGACTGCCGGGGGGATGAGAACGAGGTCGTAGGCATTGAGCTGTCAGAAGACCAGCGCTCCATCCTCATCTGTAAAGACAAGAGCATTGAGGTCCTGGACACCAAGTTGTGGAAGATGGCAGAGAAGTTCAAGGCCAAGCATGCTGAGCGATTCGTGGCTGCAGTCCTCTCAAAAAATGGCCAAAGTATTGTGGCCTCCATGGAGAACACGTCATCCATATTTGTGTGGAGGAGAGACAGTGGGCAGTGCATGGCCAGCCTGATTGAGATCTCTGGGGCCATCGTCAAACTCATCAAGTCCATCCACCACAACCTGCTCCTGTCTGTGGCCAGCAGTGGAGTGCTATCAGTCTGGGACATTGACATCATTACAGCCATGTCCAACATTGACAAAACAGGCAAGAAGATCCAGAGCTTACAGCTTTCTGGCAGGGAGGACTTTGTGTTTACCATGGATGGCTCTGAAGCCATCCACAAGTGGAACTTCAGCACAGGCTTCATAGAGACTGTCTTCAAGCATGAGGGCTTGGTGGAAAACTGTGTCCTGACATCCTCTGGGGATCTCATGGTGACGTCGGATGACAAGTGCAGCCAGTACATCTGGCACACGGCCACTGGCGAAAACATCTTTCGCATCAACGGACAGAAGATATCTCAGCTCCTGATGACCCACAATGACCAGTTTGTGGTTTCCCTCTGCGAACAGAACTGCTCCCGAGTCTGGAGGCTGGCCACTGGACACAAGGTGTGCAACATCCTGGTGACCCTACAGAATGCACTGATCACCACCGCAAACACCTTCCTAGTGGGGATCACAAAAAACAAGCTGCTCGCTGTTAGCCTCTGGTCAGGCAGTATTTCCAAGAAGTTTGTCTGTGACGATGGCATTAGCATTATCAACTTCAAACTCATTCCTGACTGCCCAGACTTTGTTGTCTTCATCACATCTACAGagactgtgtttatatggagTGTGGCAGATGAGTCTGTCTGCAGACGGGTCCAGCTGCCTACTAACTTCCTAAAAAATCTGGAGGAGTTCCAAATTTCACCAAATGGGAAACTGGGCATCATCTCCAAAGGTGACGAGAACATTAACGTGTTGGATCTTCATAGCGGGAAGCTGAGACTTGTCCACGCCGCCGGTATCATCTGGCGGCAGAAGCTGTCGAGGGACGGGCGCTACCTGGTCTATGTCTGCTTCCGGAACAGTGATGAGGATGACGAGGTGGGCGTGGTGTCCAACCTGATCGTGATGCGTCTGGCAGATGGAAAGAGCATCGGGACATGCTCCCTTTACAAGACGCCCACCTTCCTCTGCCTGTCCCAGCGAGCACTCAACATCATCATTGGCTTCGAGGATGGCAGCATTGGCACCTATACGGTGGTGGACAGGGTGGATGCCGCGCTCAAGATCAAGATTGCCACATCCAACAGTCGTCAGATCGTCAACAATGCCTCACAAAAGATAAGGCCCAAGTGTGGCAACCACGCCTTCAAGACCATTGCAGACTGCTTGTGGAGGGAGTCCACCGAGGTCTTCTCCAGGGATAGCCCCATCAACGTGTCTGACTCTGGGGAGGCTGAGACCACCATCCCCACCAAAAAGAGCGAACTGTTGCAGtga